A stretch of the Halictus rubicundus isolate RS-2024b chromosome 16, iyHalRubi1_principal, whole genome shotgun sequence genome encodes the following:
- the Rab2 gene encoding RAS oncogene family member Rab2: protein MSYAYLFKYIIIGDTGVGKSCLLLQFTDKRFQPVHDLTIGVEFGARMIMIDGKQIKLQIWDTAGQEAFRSITRSYYRGAAGALLVYDITRRETFNHLTTWLEDARQHSNSNMVIMLIGNKSDLENKREVKREEGEAFAREHGLVFMETSAKTAANVEEAFINTAKVIYEKIQEGVFDINNEANGIKIGPQHSPTSTGGLAGTGGQGNTQGGGCC from the exons ATGTCGTACGCGTATCTTTTTAAATACATCATCATTGGAGATACAG GGGTTGGCAAGTCATGTCTTCTCCTTCAATTTACGGACAAGAGATTTCAGCCAGTACACGACTTAACAATAGGTGTTGAGTTTGGTGCTCGAATGATTATGATTGATGGAAAGCAGATCAAGCTCCAAATTTGGGatact GCAGGTCAAGAAGCGTTTCGTTCAATTACACGGTCATACTACCGTGGAGCAGCGGGAGCTTTATTAGTATATGATATTACGCGAAGGGAAACATTTAATCACCTGACAACCTGGTTAGAAGATGCACGTCAACATTCGAATTCTAATATGGTGATCATGTTAATTGGTAATAAAAGTGATCTGGAAAATAAAcgagaagtgaagagagaagaagGCGAAGCATTTGCAAGGGAACATGGACTTGTTTTTATGGAAACCAGTGCAAAAACAGCCGCTAATGTAGAAGAAGCGTTTATCAATACAGCAAAAGTTATTTATGAGAAAATCCAAGAAGGTGTCTTTGATATAAACAATGAG GCAAACGGCATCAAAATTGGACCACAACATTCCCCAACAAGTACTGGTGGTTTAGCAGGTACCGGTGGGCAGGGGAACACGCAAGGTGGTGGGTGTTGCTAG